In the genome of Fulvivirga maritima, one region contains:
- a CDS encoding contractile injection system tape measure protein: protein MSGGRHIINKQIIEIHVSEKADVQQLQEQVCDLFYYKLLPIIEKQCDELSTQYGDCRIDQLNIDLGEVSIEELEEVFAQKLHEEVGIQEFNFEDQRGEQPAAGRPIEAIAYFIETGILPWWVEENAKKHLHDLFDQLLSVSDPQLVELVKLVGRNSDLTKRFINAFSEGQVQQAIQSVGSISIIEIAEARNQVISKTSKGEAEVMPVFWSEVLQEIALNTDLRTEDIVRRVMQALGEGDDVSADLGEENTLNRKQLVDLINNVLDQLKNRASGKGYNQVIIEKIRQLTSIHSHIEQWPKRQLIVLKSQLKALESDVEQGKVSVITDGLQQLEHLLNIGQNESPVLKKFHTSFNETDAIPITNSGLVILWPFIVRFFENLEYVVNKEFLTEEAQHKAALVLQYLVNSEATFFEGVLPLNKILCGITLSSVISPEPLTEEEKEMGEGLLKAVISNNNHWKNLTIDGLRRSYLQREGLLRTRDGHWLLQVKRETYDITLDKIPWSFNTIKLPWMNEILVVEWN from the coding sequence ATGAGTGGAGGCAGACATATCATCAATAAGCAAATTATAGAAATACATGTTTCTGAAAAGGCTGATGTTCAGCAGCTGCAAGAGCAGGTATGTGATTTGTTTTATTATAAATTGCTGCCAATTATTGAGAAGCAATGCGATGAGTTAAGTACTCAATATGGTGATTGTCGTATCGATCAGCTCAATATTGATTTAGGGGAAGTCTCCATAGAGGAATTGGAAGAGGTGTTTGCTCAAAAGTTGCATGAAGAGGTTGGTATTCAGGAGTTTAATTTTGAGGATCAGCGTGGTGAGCAACCGGCTGCTGGCAGGCCAATAGAAGCTATTGCTTATTTTATTGAAACCGGTATTTTACCCTGGTGGGTAGAGGAGAATGCCAAAAAACACCTTCATGATCTGTTTGATCAATTGCTGTCGGTATCAGATCCTCAATTAGTTGAGCTTGTAAAATTGGTTGGGCGAAATTCTGATTTAACAAAGCGTTTTATCAATGCCTTTTCGGAAGGTCAAGTGCAGCAGGCTATTCAATCGGTAGGTTCCATATCTATAATAGAAATTGCGGAAGCCAGAAATCAGGTAATATCTAAAACTAGTAAGGGAGAGGCCGAAGTGATGCCTGTTTTTTGGTCTGAGGTCTTGCAAGAGATCGCTCTGAATACTGATTTGAGGACAGAAGATATTGTGCGTCGGGTAATGCAGGCTTTAGGTGAGGGAGATGACGTGTCAGCCGATTTAGGAGAAGAGAATACTTTAAATAGAAAGCAATTGGTCGATCTAATAAATAATGTATTAGATCAACTCAAAAACAGGGCGAGTGGAAAGGGTTATAATCAGGTCATTATTGAAAAAATAAGGCAGTTAACGTCGATTCATTCTCATATTGAGCAGTGGCCCAAAAGGCAGTTGATAGTGTTAAAGAGCCAATTGAAAGCTTTAGAAAGTGATGTTGAACAAGGGAAAGTCAGCGTAATAACTGATGGCTTGCAGCAGCTGGAACATTTGTTAAACATCGGACAAAATGAGTCTCCAGTCCTTAAAAAATTTCATACAAGTTTCAACGAAACAGATGCTATTCCCATTACCAATAGTGGTTTGGTTATTCTTTGGCCATTTATAGTTCGCTTTTTTGAAAATCTGGAATATGTTGTAAATAAAGAGTTTTTAACGGAGGAGGCGCAGCATAAAGCTGCCCTCGTTTTACAATATTTGGTCAATTCTGAGGCTACTTTTTTTGAAGGAGTACTTCCTCTCAATAAGATATTGTGTGGTATCACCTTGTCTTCCGTAATCTCTCCTGAACCACTCACTGAAGAAGAAAAGGAAATGGGAGAAGGTTTGTTAAAGGCAGTGATTTCTAATAATAATCATTGGAAAAACCTCACGATAGATGGGCTTAGGCGCTCGTACTTACAGCGCGAAGGGCTCTTGCGCACGCGAGACGGCCATTGGCTTTTGCAAGTAAAAAGGGAGACTTATGATATCACTTTAGATAAAATCCCCTGGAGCTTTAACACTATTAAATTACCATGGATGAACGAAATACTTGTAGTAGAATGGAACTGA
- a CDS encoding ATP-binding protein: MRIWKRDCTISIFLILSILFSKSQVITGGVPKRGYPRLSGTWLVADEYVDYLICGQEYHPVYSVDFPAQHITTQMLWEDIVLSKKTSDSLQEILEWTNYGHAIMSDLGLSRRLKPGYKSLFYGPPGTGKTMTAALLGKTTGKPVYKIDLSMTVSKYIGETEKNLAKVFDQAEKHDWILFFDEADSLFGKRTQVNSANDRYGNQEIGYLLQRIEDFSGVVILATNLKENIDEAFTRRFQSMIEFRMPGVAERHQLWKQSFSEKLPLDPDTDLLAVAEKYELSGGVIMNVVRKATLLAVAAQQQSITQRTLEAIIRKELHKEGIILN; this comes from the coding sequence GTGAGGATCTGGAAAAGAGATTGTACTATCAGCATATTTTTAATTCTCAGCATCCTTTTTTCTAAAAGCCAGGTTATAACAGGCGGTGTACCCAAGCGAGGTTATCCGCGGTTAAGCGGTACCTGGCTGGTGGCTGATGAGTATGTAGATTATTTAATATGTGGTCAAGAATATCATCCGGTTTACAGTGTAGATTTTCCGGCTCAGCATATTACTACACAAATGCTTTGGGAAGATATTGTGCTCAGTAAAAAGACTAGTGATAGCCTTCAGGAAATATTGGAGTGGACCAATTATGGACATGCTATTATGAGCGACCTGGGGTTAAGTCGCAGACTGAAGCCGGGTTACAAAAGCCTTTTTTACGGTCCTCCAGGTACCGGAAAAACCATGACAGCGGCCCTTCTTGGAAAAACAACAGGTAAACCGGTCTATAAAATAGATTTGAGCATGACTGTCTCCAAATACATTGGCGAAACAGAAAAAAACCTGGCCAAAGTATTTGATCAGGCAGAAAAGCATGATTGGATTCTCTTTTTTGATGAGGCCGATTCTCTTTTTGGTAAACGTACTCAGGTAAATAGTGCTAATGACAGATATGGTAATCAGGAGATAGGCTACCTTTTGCAGCGGATAGAAGATTTTTCTGGGGTGGTAATTCTTGCTACTAACCTTAAAGAAAATATAGATGAAGCCTTTACCCGTCGTTTTCAGTCTATGATAGAGTTTAGAATGCCTGGAGTTGCTGAGCGGCATCAGCTGTGGAAGCAGTCCTTTTCAGAAAAACTTCCTCTGGACCCAGACACTGATTTATTAGCTGTGGCTGAAAAGTATGAGCTTTCAGGAGGTGTAATTATGAATGTAGTGCGAAAAGCCACCCTGCTGGCTGTGGCAGCACAGCAGCAGTCTATTACACAAAGAACTTTGGAAGCTATAATTAGAAAGGAGCTGCATAAAGAAGGTATTATTTTAAATTGA
- a CDS encoding eCIS core domain-containing protein, producing MMKSQENQVKESQPVQRVQEEASHGGVATMEDNRESTVFQRKTQAVMRSASSKADNPIQRKANKTGLPDNLKSGIENLSGYSMDDVKVHFNSSKPAQLQAHAYAQGTDIHLAPGQEKHLPHEAWHVVQQKQGRVQPTRQLKSKVAINDDAGLEKEADVMGERAQLSQTFSSATLHDNKQTVANHTLFSNNVHQLKVKQASGDTVNSLTELRKLLNKEGIDFKEWWQSDLVAKIWAAYGVRDAKKDITVNEITKRIKLKKDRATLAFNHFKQGTYLNNELKRNQRVQNELKYNEEHKANDMKWLEQIMTEMSTRLLGMLDQLIVSFYFNRKHENIITKVGELKSLKMREEEAKIAGKDIDRKTTPNDIALKNEDYVFGFIEHKDLMPNLKTRFASPATKNGFVTIRDNKEGARISRPLRWYLNQPGVLIQAGDLLQQPSREEKRKIPKNTYPGKIIGVNETSESVNLKSYTPKYKQDKAEMMIIDLLEHIKMKLWLQVHADGDNTKRDERIAIIEKDHTNISSIKEDATYLNALLRKYSPAQVLFPRAVKHVEGPSKKDRFSDIYDYDKGTLRKDAKKLYNRRLSNISTATVKDWPVGEAGTYAAPITEGVEDGGMFMPPEIPVSLPIFHDDDDSLVPLEMPASMPLFDDDDDIMMPPGALPTPMTLDDIDDDSDFVAPDWLKDL from the coding sequence ATGATGAAATCACAGGAAAATCAGGTAAAAGAAAGCCAGCCGGTTCAGCGTGTACAGGAGGAAGCATCTCATGGAGGAGTTGCTACTATGGAGGATAATCGCGAAAGTACAGTTTTTCAAAGAAAGACACAGGCGGTGATGCGGTCGGCATCGTCAAAGGCTGATAATCCTATTCAGCGGAAAGCCAATAAAACCGGTCTGCCAGATAACCTGAAATCGGGAATAGAAAACCTCTCTGGCTATAGCATGGATGACGTAAAAGTACATTTTAACTCCAGCAAGCCAGCTCAATTACAAGCCCATGCCTATGCGCAAGGCACAGATATTCACTTGGCACCGGGGCAGGAAAAACACTTGCCACACGAAGCCTGGCACGTAGTGCAGCAGAAGCAAGGCCGTGTTCAACCTACAAGACAGCTAAAAAGCAAAGTAGCTATTAATGATGATGCCGGGCTGGAAAAAGAGGCAGATGTGATGGGGGAGAGGGCACAGCTAAGTCAAACTTTCAGTAGCGCTACTCTTCATGATAATAAGCAAACAGTAGCTAACCATACTCTTTTTAGTAATAATGTACATCAATTAAAAGTGAAGCAAGCCTCTGGTGATACGGTTAATAGTTTGACTGAACTAAGGAAGTTATTAAATAAGGAGGGAATTGATTTTAAAGAGTGGTGGCAGTCTGATTTGGTTGCTAAGATATGGGCAGCGTATGGTGTCAGGGATGCAAAGAAAGACATTACTGTTAATGAAATTACGAAAAGAATTAAATTAAAAAAAGATAGGGCCACATTGGCATTTAATCATTTTAAACAGGGGACATATTTGAATAATGAATTAAAGCGGAATCAAAGGGTGCAAAATGAACTAAAGTATAACGAAGAGCACAAAGCGAATGACATGAAGTGGTTAGAGCAGATAATGACTGAAATGTCAACAAGGTTGTTGGGAATGTTAGATCAATTAATTGTCAGTTTTTATTTTAATCGTAAGCACGAAAATATAATTACCAAGGTAGGGGAGTTGAAGAGTTTAAAGATGAGAGAAGAAGAGGCGAAGATTGCGGGTAAGGACATCGATAGGAAAACCACTCCAAATGACATAGCTTTAAAGAACGAAGACTATGTATTTGGCTTTATTGAACATAAAGACTTGATGCCTAATCTGAAGACCCGTTTTGCATCGCCTGCAACAAAAAATGGATTTGTTACAATTAGAGACAATAAAGAAGGTGCACGTATTAGTCGTCCATTACGATGGTACTTAAACCAGCCAGGAGTTTTAATTCAAGCGGGAGATCTGTTGCAACAGCCCAGTCGGGAAGAGAAAAGGAAAATTCCTAAAAATACTTATCCTGGAAAGATTATAGGTGTTAATGAAACCTCAGAAAGTGTGAATTTAAAAAGTTATACTCCCAAGTATAAACAGGATAAAGCTGAAATGATGATCATTGATCTTCTGGAACATATAAAAATGAAGCTCTGGTTACAGGTTCATGCTGATGGGGATAATACAAAGAGAGATGAGAGGATAGCTATTATAGAAAAAGATCATACTAATATTTCAAGCATTAAAGAGGATGCTACTTACTTAAATGCATTATTGAGAAAATACTCACCCGCGCAGGTACTATTTCCTCGTGCGGTGAAGCATGTAGAAGGGCCATCCAAGAAAGATCGATTTTCTGATATTTATGATTACGATAAAGGGACACTCCGAAAAGACGCTAAAAAGCTTTATAACAGAAGGCTTAGTAATATATCTACAGCTACAGTAAAAGACTGGCCAGTAGGAGAAGCAGGTACATATGCAGCTCCCATAACAGAGGGAGTTGAGGATGGCGGAATGTTTATGCCTCCAGAAATACCAGTCTCGTTGCCTATATTTCATGATGATGATGATTCGTTGGTGCCTCTAGAAATGCCAGCTTCGATGCCTTTATTTGATGATGATGATGATATAATGATGCCTCCAGGAGCGCTTCCAACTCCGATGACTTTAGATGATATTGATGATGATTCTGATTTTGTGGCTCCAGACTGGTTAAAGGATCTTTGA
- a CDS encoding helix-hairpin-helix domain-containing protein: protein MTSFSESKEQAIKELRIIPGVGKSLATDLWNIGITSIGDLKGQNPDKLYDLSNSYAGAVQDRCVLYVFRCAVYFANTPVENHEAEKLKWWYWKHGD, encoded by the coding sequence GTGACTTCATTTTCTGAATCTAAAGAGCAAGCTATAAAGGAGTTAAGAATTATTCCGGGTGTAGGCAAGTCTTTGGCTACTGACTTATGGAATATTGGTATCACTTCTATTGGCGACCTAAAAGGGCAAAATCCGGATAAGCTTTATGATCTTTCTAACTCATACGCAGGAGCAGTGCAGGACAGATGTGTTTTATATGTGTTTAGATGTGCTGTTTATTTTGCTAACACACCTGTAGAAAACCATGAAGCTGAGAAATTGAAATGGTGGTATTGGAAACATGGAGATTAA
- a CDS encoding CHAP domain-containing protein has product MKIKIAIVLISVCIIVFACLWIVKNLNINPNHEVGEPIDSLNQVVVYYNGGVNHVLERNLTADGYNLGLKYQCVEFVKRYYYQHLNHKMPDSYGHAKDFFNAEIKDGELNAARNLIQFTNPSSTSPQVNDLIIFRGHWLNRYGHVAIISEVTENHIEIIQQNPGPFESSREIIELKEKNNKNWKVQNNKVLGWLRKTE; this is encoded by the coding sequence ATGAAAATTAAAATCGCCATCGTACTTATTAGTGTATGTATAATTGTCTTCGCATGTCTTTGGATTGTAAAAAACCTTAACATCAACCCCAACCATGAAGTAGGCGAACCAATAGACAGCCTTAACCAGGTGGTAGTATATTATAACGGCGGCGTTAATCATGTACTTGAAAGAAACCTCACGGCTGATGGTTATAATTTAGGCTTGAAATATCAGTGCGTAGAGTTTGTAAAACGATATTATTATCAGCACCTGAATCATAAAATGCCTGACAGCTATGGCCATGCAAAAGATTTTTTTAATGCCGAAATAAAAGATGGTGAACTTAATGCTGCACGAAATTTAATTCAGTTCACTAACCCTTCATCTACCTCTCCACAGGTAAATGACCTGATCATTTTTAGAGGCCACTGGCTTAATAGGTATGGGCATGTGGCCATTATTAGTGAAGTCACTGAAAATCACATAGAAATCATACAACAAAACCCCGGTCCTTTTGAGAGCTCAAGAGAAATAATAGAGCTAAAAGAGAAAAATAACAAAAACTGGAAAGTGCAGAATAACAAGGTGTTAGGCTGGTTACGAAAAACAGAATAG
- a CDS encoding T9SS type A sorting domain-containing protein: MRGAIFAGLVFFLFLGQSYGQNCASPYVVDWDDYPLGTDPRNQTYSVSDVEFSISSIDIYGHVSGFEVSNSLQGIRSIVWEQTIDNRNEYAIATFKFSKPTYSFNFTIFDVDQGVFQDSLTINGYSDGKLVTLVGADVTTSAANTFIGNNTVLGTGFADNNSADGNVTITVPETIDSLVFLYNNYTPATFQTIGIHDFYWCGADNDYDHVLNVDDADDDNDGIPDITEAGGVDPGADEDGDDIPDYMDSDFSAFVDVNADGIHDGYDADLDGIPNHLDRDSDNDGIPDAVEANGGVLPDNMSDDGRYEVTYAMANDTDADGIVNDLDTDNGGAPLANNDTDGDGIPDMLDADSDGDGIPDSIEAGAVDADGDGRADDFFDADNDGINDNYDLTNNGDVLLIADTDADGLPDYRDIDSDRDGIPDNVEAQSSLGYRAESGLDSDGDGIDDAYDVDGSGAIVLQDTDGDGKYDFIDGDSDGDGLRDIFEANDANSDGQFNLFNHNTDTDGDGLANMFDADNGGSPAPLQNTDGDALPDWRDNDDDNDGILTANEDFNLDFNYANDFTQGGNPTPDYLFYTDDMDGDGVSADADIDDNNDGIADVDQGYGVDPGADADGDGTPNYLDSDFVHPTKGAFVDANADGINDIFDIDQDGIPNHLDLDADNDGIPNAVEANSGVLPANMTEDGQFTSSYASANDSDADGLVDDVDPSTGGTALTTDTDGDGVEDYLDADSDGDGILDSDEAGAYDSNNNGINDSYSNIDGDALPDYLDADSDGDGITDNVEGQATVSYSAPTGIDTDGDGLDNAYDTDNGGVAFSPYDADADGTADFRDTDSDNDGVADSIEGHDANSNGTADRTASGTDTDGDGLDNAFDPDNGGVAASVQNTDGSGEPDFRDNDDDDDNILTENEAVDNDPANGIADYLEATTNPCGGGYVQRNITGNASSVVFNNGVTSANNSLGAANFDGTTGTVSTFQNGDYMYLDLQEYVPAGETIEIYMVTSSGDGMLVATSNEINNGYINLSGNTTFTDNAGGNQWTIYYYTVPAEGARYMLFQRTAGTVYLDAVGYNFNKCIDDKDADGVADDIDNDDDNDGIADADELPATYGSDPDADDDYDGIPNFRDSDFAGFTDSNYDGVDDQTDYDQDGVPNHLDLDSDNDGLVDALEANGGTLPANMTGQGNYTATYVKNNDSDNDGFANAVDNTPLPNPDSDSDGLRDIYDRDSDNDGITDLVEAGGTDVDGNGILDNFSDSDGDGLGNSVDQNNSDLALSVPDTDSDGTPDYLDTDSDGDGIRDIIEAHDSNADGVADWDDNGNTFLDAAEGFADADGDGILDAFDRNSGGRIASLTDVDNDGVYNFQDNDDDDDGTPTADEDSNGNNIWSDDFSAGQTGTPDYLYNALTALPVELLSFEGVFKEDYIQLTWVTASEVNNEGFEVERSVDGRNFEMIGFVHGNGTTKDVHSYNYNDKGFGTAPIYYYRLRQLDYDGQHEYSRVIAVYLEGVQAQQPVAVSAFPNPCTDYINVKFSNYDEAFEYEIINYAGDVIAAGVMNDTMDARLNVSQLKEGIYILKINGYNFEKALRIVKR; the protein is encoded by the coding sequence ATGAGGGGTGCTATATTTGCAGGGTTAGTTTTCTTTCTTTTTCTGGGCCAATCTTATGGTCAAAACTGTGCTTCACCTTACGTGGTGGATTGGGATGATTATCCCTTAGGTACAGATCCCAGAAATCAGACGTATTCGGTGAGTGATGTGGAATTTAGTATTAGTTCCATAGATATTTATGGCCATGTAAGCGGTTTTGAGGTTTCTAACTCGCTACAAGGGATAAGAAGTATTGTGTGGGAGCAAACTATTGATAATAGAAACGAGTATGCTATTGCCACATTTAAGTTTAGTAAGCCTACCTATTCGTTTAATTTTACCATTTTTGATGTTGACCAGGGCGTTTTTCAGGATTCTTTAACTATTAATGGTTATTCTGATGGCAAACTGGTTACTCTGGTTGGGGCAGACGTTACCACCTCTGCAGCCAATACTTTTATTGGTAATAACACCGTTTTAGGAACTGGTTTTGCAGATAATAATTCAGCTGATGGTAACGTGACCATTACCGTACCTGAAACGATCGATTCATTAGTCTTTTTATACAATAACTATACGCCAGCTACTTTCCAGACTATAGGTATTCATGATTTTTACTGGTGTGGTGCAGATAATGATTACGATCATGTGCTCAATGTAGATGATGCTGATGATGATAATGACGGTATCCCAGATATTACAGAAGCAGGTGGTGTAGACCCGGGAGCTGATGAAGATGGTGATGATATTCCTGATTATATGGATAGTGATTTTTCCGCTTTTGTTGATGTTAATGCAGATGGTATTCATGATGGCTATGATGCTGATTTAGACGGAATTCCTAATCATCTGGACAGAGATTCTGATAATGATGGAATACCAGATGCTGTGGAGGCCAATGGTGGCGTATTGCCCGATAATATGTCTGATGACGGCCGTTATGAGGTGACTTATGCTATGGCTAATGACACTGATGCTGACGGAATAGTAAATGATCTGGATACTGATAATGGAGGTGCTCCATTAGCCAATAATGATACCGATGGAGACGGCATTCCCGATATGCTGGATGCGGATAGCGATGGCGATGGTATACCTGATAGCATTGAGGCCGGAGCAGTAGATGCTGATGGAGATGGACGTGCAGATGACTTTTTTGATGCAGATAATGATGGTATTAATGATAATTATGACCTTACAAATAATGGTGATGTACTGCTTATAGCAGATACCGATGCCGATGGTTTGCCAGATTATCGAGACATAGATTCAGATAGAGATGGTATTCCTGATAATGTGGAAGCACAGAGCTCATTGGGGTACAGGGCTGAGTCAGGATTGGATAGTGATGGAGATGGTATTGATGATGCCTATGATGTAGATGGAAGCGGCGCCATAGTATTGCAGGATACTGATGGTGATGGAAAATATGACTTTATAGATGGTGATTCTGATGGAGATGGATTGAGAGATATTTTCGAAGCTAATGACGCTAATAGCGATGGTCAGTTTAACCTGTTCAATCATAATACTGACACCGATGGTGATGGCTTGGCTAATATGTTTGATGCTGACAATGGTGGCAGCCCTGCGCCATTGCAAAATACAGATGGTGATGCTTTGCCCGATTGGCGTGATAATGACGACGATAATGATGGTATTTTAACAGCCAACGAAGATTTTAACCTTGACTTCAACTATGCAAATGACTTTACGCAAGGGGGCAACCCTACACCAGATTATCTTTTTTATACTGATGATATGGATGGTGATGGCGTTAGTGCTGATGCCGATATTGATGATAACAATGATGGAATAGCAGATGTAGATCAGGGGTATGGAGTAGATCCTGGTGCGGATGCAGATGGTGACGGCACTCCAAATTATCTGGACAGTGACTTTGTACACCCAACCAAAGGCGCTTTTGTAGATGCTAATGCTGATGGAATAAACGATATTTTCGATATAGATCAGGATGGTATTCCTAATCACCTGGATTTAGATGCTGATAATGATGGCATACCAAATGCAGTGGAAGCTAACAGCGGCGTGCTACCTGCTAACATGACAGAAGACGGGCAATTTACATCTTCCTATGCCAGTGCTAATGATAGTGATGCAGATGGTTTGGTTGATGATGTAGACCCTTCTACCGGCGGCACAGCCTTAACTACAGATACTGATGGTGATGGAGTAGAAGATTACCTGGATGCAGATTCTGATGGAGATGGAATTTTAGATAGCGATGAGGCTGGTGCCTATGATAGCAATAACAATGGTATTAATGATAGCTACAGCAATATTGATGGTGATGCTTTACCCGATTACCTGGATGCTGATTCTGACGGAGATGGAATAACTGATAATGTAGAAGGCCAGGCAACAGTAAGTTATTCGGCGCCTACCGGCATTGATACTGACGGTGATGGGCTTGACAACGCTTATGATACGGATAATGGAGGTGTAGCCTTCTCTCCCTATGATGCCGATGCTGATGGCACTGCCGACTTCAGAGATACAGATAGTGATAATGATGGTGTAGCGGATAGCATAGAAGGTCATGATGCCAATTCTAATGGTACTGCAGATAGAACTGCTAGCGGAACTGATACTGATGGGGATGGCTTGGATAATGCTTTTGATCCGGATAACGGTGGCGTGGCAGCTTCAGTACAAAATACCGATGGCAGTGGTGAGCCTGACTTTAGAGATAATGATGATGATGATGACAATATCCTTACAGAAAATGAAGCGGTAGATAACGATCCTGCTAATGGTATAGCTGATTATTTGGAAGCCACTACTAATCCTTGTGGAGGAGGCTATGTGCAAAGAAATATTACTGGTAATGCTTCTTCAGTGGTGTTTAATAATGGTGTAACCAGTGCTAATAACTCATTGGGAGCGGCTAATTTTGATGGAACTACCGGTACAGTAAGCACCTTTCAGAATGGAGACTACATGTACCTTGACCTTCAGGAATATGTGCCTGCGGGTGAAACTATTGAAATCTATATGGTTACCAGCAGTGGAGATGGCATGTTAGTGGCCACCAGTAATGAGATTAATAATGGCTACATTAACCTTTCTGGTAATACTACATTTACTGATAATGCAGGAGGCAATCAATGGACTATTTATTACTACACTGTCCCTGCTGAAGGAGCCAGATATATGTTATTCCAAAGAACAGCCGGAACAGTCTACTTAGATGCAGTGGGCTATAATTTCAATAAATGTATAGATGATAAAGATGCCGATGGCGTGGCCGATGATATTGATAATGATGATGATAACGACGGTATAGCCGATGCCGATGAATTGCCAGCCACCTATGGTTCTGACCCTGACGCTGATGATGACTATGACGGTATTCCTAACTTTAGAGATTCAGATTTTGCCGGATTTACTGATAGCAATTATGATGGTGTAGATGATCAGACTGATTATGATCAGGATGGTGTGCCTAATCACTTAGACCTGGATAGTGATAATGATGGACTGGTAGATGCTCTTGAAGCCAATGGTGGCACCTTGCCCGCTAACATGACGGGCCAGGGAAATTATACAGCCACTTATGTGAAAAATAATGATTCTGATAATGATGGCTTTGCTAATGCAGTAGATAATACTCCTCTGCCTAACCCCGACAGTGATTCTGATGGTCTGAGAGACATTTATGATAGAGACTCAGATAATGATGGTATCACTGACCTGGTAGAAGCTGGAGGAACTGATGTAGATGGCAATGGCATTCTTGATAATTTCAGTGACTCTGATGGCGATGGCCTGGGCAATAGCGTAGATCAGAATAATTCAGACCTCGCCCTTTCAGTGCCAGATACTGATTCTGACGGCACACCAGATTATCTGGATACAGACTCAGATGGCGACGGAATAAGAGATATTATAGAAGCTCATGATAGTAATGCTGATGGCGTAGCTGATTGGGATGATAATGGCAATACTTTCCTCGATGCCGCTGAAGGGTTCGCTGATGCTGATGGCGATGGTATACTGGATGCTTTTGATAGAAATTCGGGTGGAAGAATAGCCTCACTAACGGATGTGGATAATGATGGGGTTTATAATTTCCAGGATAATGATGACGATGATGATGGTACACCTACTGCAGATGAAGACAGTAACGGTAATAATATCTGGTCCGATGACTTCTCTGCAGGACAAACAGGAACGCCAGATTACTTGTACAATGCTTTAACCGCGTTGCCTGTAGAGCTACTATCTTTTGAAGGTGTATTTAAAGAAGATTATATACAGCTTACCTGGGTTACTGCTTCCGAAGTGAATAATGAGGGCTTTGAAGTAGAAAGGTCAGTAGATGGAAGAAATTTCGAAATGATAGGCTTTGTACACGGAAACGGAACTACTAAAGACGTGCATAGCTATAATTATAATGATAAGGGTTTTGGTACAGCTCCTATCTACTATTACCGATTAAGGCAGTTGGATTATGATGGTCAGCATGAATATAGCAGAGTAATAGCAGTATATCTAGAAGGAGTGCAGGCGCAGCAGCCAGTGGCAGTAAGTGCATTCCCTAACCCTTGTACGGACTATATCAATGTCAAATTCAGTAATTATGATGAAGCTTTTGAATATGAAATCATCAATTATGCTGGTGATGTGATAGCTGCAGGAGTGATGAATGATACGATGGATGCCAGACTCAACGTAAGTCAGCTGAAAGAAGGTATCTATATTCTCAAAATCAATGGATATAACTTCGAAAAAGCGCTTAGAATAGTGAAAAGATAA
- a CDS encoding DUF4212 domain-containing protein, with translation MNQNNHKRYWKRNLLYLIILLSIWFVVSFGCGILLADQLNQFHIGGAKLGFWFAQQGSIYVFVILIFVYVVLMNRLDRKFDVDEE, from the coding sequence ATGAACCAGAACAATCATAAACGGTACTGGAAAAGAAATCTTTTATACCTCATCATACTGCTTTCCATTTGGTTTGTAGTGTCCTTTGGTTGTGGAATATTATTGGCAGATCAGCTCAATCAATTTCATATAGGCGGGGCCAAGTTGGGCTTTTGGTTTGCTCAGCAGGGCTCTATTTATGTTTTTGTCATACTCATATTTGTTTATGTAGTACTCATGAATCGCCTCGATCGAAAATTTGATGTGGATGAGGAGTAA